In Blastocatellia bacterium, one DNA window encodes the following:
- a CDS encoding putative sulfate/molybdate transporter has product ARTGGSVIIEGALYVFLGLFFGRGFDVVVGVFPLPILGVILFFEGLALMRLVRDMSSSKSDLTIILLVGVLAVGLPYGYLIGMTVGVLIAYLMKRGVITLGVKEP; this is encoded by the coding sequence GCACGCACCGGCGGTTCAGTCATCATTGAAGGCGCGCTCTACGTCTTCCTCGGACTCTTCTTCGGTCGGGGATTTGACGTTGTGGTAGGCGTTTTTCCATTGCCCATCTTGGGCGTCATTCTGTTTTTTGAAGGTCTGGCGCTCATGCGGTTGGTGCGAGACATGTCTTCGTCCAAGAGTGACCTGACGATTATTCTATTGGTCGGTGTACTGGCGGTTGGACTTCCCTATGGCTATTTGATTGGAATGACTGTTGGCGTTCTGATTGCCTACCTGATGAAACGCGGCGTAATCACATTGGGAGTAAAGGAGCCGTGA